Sequence from the Alkalibacter saccharofermentans DSM 14828 genome:
AAACTCGGTTCACGGCTTTCCTGAGAGTATTTCGTCTATTTCTGCTCCCCCAAGGCATTCATCCCCATCGTATAAAACTACCTGCTGTCCAGGGGTGACTGCCTTTTGAGGCTTGTCGAACATTACTTTGATTCGTCCGCCTTCCAATACGTTTAAGACCACGTCTTGGTCTTGCTGTCTGTACCGAAACTTGGCCTTAAGCCTTATGTCTTTGCCTTCCGGAATTTTAGCCGTCCAGTTGACCTTTGAGCCTATGAGGCCGTTGCTGAAAAGTAATGGGTTCATCTCCCCTTGGACTACGTAAAGGGTATTTGTATTAAGATCTTTTTTGTATACAAACCAAGGTTCTCCCGTGCCTTCTCCACCGATGCCCAGTCCCTTTCTCTGCCCCAGGGTGTAGTACATAAGGCCGTTATGAGTGCCCTTGATGTTGCCCTTTGGATCTTTAATCTCGCCTTTTTTTGCAGGCAGATACCTGCTTAAAAACTTTTTAAAGTCCCTCTCTCCAATAAAGCATATACCTGTGGAATCCTTTTTGCCTGCCGTTAGCAATCCGTTTTCTGCAGCTATTTTTCTAACTTCTTCTTTTGGGATATCTCCCAAGGGAAACATGGCTTTTGAAATCTGTTGCTGGCTTAACTGACATAAAAAGTAGGTCTGATCCTTGTTTTTATCTTCTGACTTAAGAAGCCTGCAATATCCGTCCTTTTCCTGAATCTTTGCATAATGTCCCGTTGCCAGGTAGTCAGCGCCTGCAACATTCAGGGCATAGTCTAAAAAAGCCTTGAATTTTATTTCTTTATTACAGAGTATGTCAGGATTTGGCGTCCTGCCTCTCTTGTACTCTTCGAGAAAATACGCAAAGACCCTATCCCAGTATTCTTTGCTGAAATTAACCGTATAATAAGGAATCTCAAGCTTGTCGCATACCCGTCTGACATCTTCGTAATCTTCTTCTGCAGTACATGCTCCGTCATCTTCCGTCTCTTCCCAGTTTTTCATGAAAATCCCGATGACATTGTAGCCTTGTTTTTTAAGCAGCAATGCTGCCACGGAGGAGTCCACTCCTCCTGACATTCCCACCACTACAGTTTTTTTATTTTCTGTCATTAAATCATCCCTCTATTTATTTTGCCTTCCACTCTTCTTCAAATCCTTTTACTACTTCCTCAAAAATCTGCGCTCCCCTTATCATGACAGGGCCGCATTTTTTCGTCTCGTGCTTATGGTCTCTTTTGACGTCCACGCATTCAGTAGACCCAAATTCCTTTTCGAAGGCTTCAACCCACTTTTGAGCAAAAGCTTTTACCTTTTCGTTGGTTGTTGGCTTGTCCTGGGCGTACATGACTCCTGCTGCAGCCAATGCTCCAGTCAGCACTCCGCATGCTTTTTCGCAGTAAAACCCTCCACCAAAAGGAACCATCATTTTCAGCGCCCTGGCGTCAAGGTCTAGACAGTATTCGTCATTACAGCTGTTTAGAAGCGTTTCTGCACAGTTGTAGTGGTATAGCTTATGGTCGTCTCCGTATGCAAATTCACTTTCAACGTATTTTTCCGCCTTTTCACTTAACATACCGATCCCTCCAGATCATTAAGATTTATTATATTGGATATAGATTTTGTTTTCCTTAAGACATCCCCTTCTCTGTTTTGGGACGTAAATAGGATTATCTGCCTGTTTTCGCTTTCTTCTATCAGTATATCCAGAGCCCTTTTTAATCTTTCGTCGTCATATTGCAGAAAAGATTCATCCAAAATCAAAGGGAATCCATCTATCCCGAGTATTTTTGCCATTCCTATTCTAAGTGAGAAATAGAGCTGATCCACTGTTCCCATGCTCAGATGCCTAGCTTCCATAAGCATCCCGGAAACCGGGTCTTCCACGCTGATATTGATGTCTTTTGACACCTTGAAGCTTTTATATCTTTTCGTGATTTTCTCCATTAGCTCGCCTAGCTTCTTGTTAAGCTCCGGAGCTATTTCTGAATGCATTTGCTTTGACGCTTCATTTATCTTATTAATGGCCAAGGCTATGGATTGGGATTTGTTTGTATTCTTAGCCTTCAGCTCCTCCATGTATGCAATATCCTCTTTGATTATCTGCGGAACGCGCACATCCTTTTCCAGCGCCAAGATCTCCCCTTCGTCTTTATCCTTTAGTGTGGTAGTTTGTCCTATCTTGTCCTTCAGCTTTGTAATCTGCAGCTTCAAGCTTTCCGGGTCTTCCTTATAGGATTCAGGCAAACCCTTTCCTCTAAAGAAGTCTTCCAGCTTTTTGTACTCTTCTTTGTCCATGAGCATATCCATGGTCCTTATGACCTCTTCCAGCCTAAGTGCCTTTTTCCTGATATTCTTTTGCTTCTCGTAAGATGCCAATAGCTCTTCAAGACTGTCGACCTGGTAAAGCTCCAGCTTGTCCGAGTGCATTTTTTGCCTGTCTTTATAAGTTTCCTCAAAGTTTTTAATATTCTCTCCCACGTATGCCAATCTGTCCGTCAATATTTTTATCCTGTCTATTTCTTCGCTGTAGCGCAGACGCATAGATTTGAT
This genomic interval carries:
- the mnmA gene encoding tRNA 2-thiouridine(34) synthase MnmA, with translation MTENKKTVVVGMSGGVDSSVAALLLKKQGYNVIGIFMKNWEETEDDGACTAEEDYEDVRRVCDKLEIPYYTVNFSKEYWDRVFAYFLEEYKRGRTPNPDILCNKEIKFKAFLDYALNVAGADYLATGHYAKIQEKDGYCRLLKSEDKNKDQTYFLCQLSQQQISKAMFPLGDIPKEEVRKIAAENGLLTAGKKDSTGICFIGERDFKKFLSRYLPAKKGEIKDPKGNIKGTHNGLMYYTLGQRKGLGIGGEGTGEPWFVYKKDLNTNTLYVVQGEMNPLLFSNGLIGSKVNWTAKIPEGKDIRLKAKFRYRQQDQDVVLNVLEGGRIKVMFDKPQKAVTPGQQVVLYDGDECLGGAEIDEILSGKP
- a CDS encoding C-GCAxxG-C-C family (seleno)protein, which translates into the protein MLSEKAEKYVESEFAYGDDHKLYHYNCAETLLNSCNDEYCLDLDARALKMMVPFGGGFYCEKACGVLTGALAAAGVMYAQDKPTTNEKVKAFAQKWVEAFEKEFGSTECVDVKRDHKHETKKCGPVMIRGAQIFEEVVKGFEEEWKAK